ATGTATCTTGTCATGTCCATTCTTCCCAAATTATGTAACTTGTGTTATTCGTACCTCAATTATATAACTTGTGATTTCCCTTCCTCAATTGTTTAACTTGTGATTTTCCTTCCCCAATTATGTAAGTTGTGATTTTCCTTTCCCAATTGTGTAACTTTTGATTTTCCTTCCTCAATTTTTTAACTTGTGATTTCTCTACCACAATTATGTAACTTGTGATTCAGTTTCCCGGCTTCCTCAATTATGTAACGTTTGATTTCTCTTCCTCAAATATATAAACTGTTGTTACTGTAATGTAAGGATAAGAacaaaaacacattaaataaaaaaatgtaggttaaaatgtgaaaagaaaatttattacgtaaaaatttaaaggggcactagctgtcaaagtCATGTTTACCAATTTGATTCAAATactatttataacaatgtaaaacatttatcctaaTTAcgaaaagtctaaaataaacaatttgcaGGGCATGGGCTCGATAAAATGTAGTTTCGTTTTTGTGTAAATGTAAGTCTAGACCCCATCTTAtcaactatcgagttgacctcagaAGACTTCCGATGGTCATATAAGCGATATTAACACACATCAGGGATAAATTATACACATAAAGATGCAAAAAGATAACGAACTGGTGCAATTGTATGTCAAGTTCTAGGTCTGTTTAAtatcatattatagattaaaaaatatatatgttaatcatcgttttaaCATTTATAAGAACGATCATTTtgtagatcgaatcagtcaatcaaatgatttacctttgtttcactttaaaTGTTGACAGTCTTTACCTTTAAATAACTGAACACGCAGAATGCATGCGTTACTTGGTCACTTGACAAGGGATGTACAGACTGTATGACTATCTATTAAGGTTTATGCATggttgtttttttaacagtacaaagcgatttttattttatggcCGAACACGTGACATATGGCCTTTCAAACCAACAAGGCCGAATTTGTTCAATGACCGAAATGTTGTTTCCAAATAACCCGGAACTATCCACCcgttaatgttttatttttagaatgaGCTATGACTCGGAAGGCTTCTGTGATTTTCATAGACAAAACATGTGGAGGGAAATAtagaaaaagtgaaaataatttaTCTTTGTAAGCATTTAGTTTAGATTTCCAAACAAAAGCATATTTGGTTGAAGCAcaataacacaaatatcaagaatccccccataaaaataaaactgtcaaAGTGATGTTGTAGACCTGGAGATATAAAGGTAGTCTAACTATAATTGAGTTAGGGATCGATCTTCTTTGGCTCAATTGGTTAGAGCGCTGCCTTTAGATCCCTAGTTTAAGAGTTCGAACCCCGCTGGTACCATCCATGGATTTTCACATCATTGGCGCTGCGAGATATTACTACTTGTACAAACAAGTGTATATAGGAGCCTGGCAGTTTGATATGGGGTCATGGTGGTTGACCAGCGGTCATAAGATGACCATGACATATCTAGGTGGAACTGGCCAGAGGATTTCCAAGTAGATGTATCGGGGTTGTACGGGTAGTGGACCTGTGAGTTGCTCGGATGGATGGTATGCAGCCCGAAAAAAGAAAAGGGGGAAGAGTGTTGTAGACCTGGAGATATAAAGGTAGTCTAACTAGTTGAGTTAGGGAAGATCTTCTTTGGCTCAATTGGTTAGAGCGCTGCCTTTAGATCCCGAGTTTGAGAGTTCGAACCCCGCTGGAACCATCCATGGATTTTCACATCAGTGATTAATTGcatgttgatatattttataaacaatcataaacactaaaaaataattacattagatgtatgtttcattataatattttattctgattggccaactgcacatcacgtgttattccgtaagcagttgcattgctcaatataacttttcattcatgataacacgtgctccaactataaacatgataaagtgcacaggtgaattaaataataaaatatataaaattagtgttttcataatcatagctaaaaaaaatttagaatgaagcgcggaaacaaaatgtacttcggtcaatgcttttacaccccaataaatttgcaaaaagaagcattcaattcttaagtaaaacCAGGCTGAGgaggtagtccaaataataatgatgttttggaaggctgttatattttttttctttgacgccctACGTTGCAGGAAAGTGTCaaagcaaaaaattaaaatgtcataattttttttggacTAGCTGAGGAGGACCCTCATAAATGACATAATAATGATACATGTAGTTGCTAGTCCAAatgattatgacgtcttgaaaggctattatttttgtttttcttttacccCTTATGTCACAGGAAagcgtcaaagcaaaaatttaaaatagccttccaagacgtcataattatttgcaCTAGCATGACTGCATAATTGCTGAATTTGACATAcatttgacatacatgtacatgccaTAATGGGTATTATCATCATTCATGGGTATCCTATACTGCCAACTACAATGTAAAACGGGTATCAATTTTCAgtgataaaaatacaatatttggaTTTACAGATTATTTTCTGTCATGACACAGACATTGAGGTAaaactaaacaaacaaaattttttcCTAAAGGTTAAACTCAAAAACAACATTTTGCCTATAGGCTAAACTAAAGACTCCATGACTGAAATATTATCAGgatcaggataaaaaaaaaagcagactTCAAAAAGTACAATGTAGGATTCAGTTCTCAAAAGACATTTGAACTATGGTCTTAAATGGGAAAATGCTGCCATTTATATGAATATTTGCTCAATTTTTTGTTATCACTGTAAATTGATATCCTACAAACACATTTCAAACACACAGGTACTGGTTTCATTTAAGGATTTATAAATGacaaataatttatgtataaGTACATCCTTATTCAATTGTTCAGTAAAGGCTCCTCATTTCTTCTTGGAAATAACAATAGAAGTGCCTTGACCTTTGCAGCTTTGGACAAAACAAGTGCCTTTGTTCTTGTGGTCTGTCTTTACAAATGCTTTATGACAGTATAGTCTCTAATATACGTCTGTCCTCTGGTATGTGAAGTTGTCTCCTTTGTATTCAAAGGTGTCTAGTTCTATCCCTCTGAAAAATGTTATCCAGAAAACTTGCTAACCAAACATTTTGTCTTTACTTGTAAATTGCACATACACAATGTATTGGTATTGGGTATTTGATccaataattttgattttgatgattaaataaactgaaaatagatatatgataaataaagattaaaaaatatctctttaatcagcatttttttttttaaatcaaacaaaatcataaattgttttaaaaagttaaattaaaagtacacttttaCAATTACACCTCAGTGTTCAGCCTTCCACTTATGCCTACATCTACATCATATGACGATCCATCAGCATGCTGATGACTATCGGCACATTTTAAACAAGaaacttattaaaaaataacaattttatgaTTGCAGTAATCAAAAATAAGTATGtgcaaaaattaagaaataaacacattaaatatttacaacacAATTGAATTTGGATTATTATCAAAATGTATGTATTATTTATCTGTTGCTTTTAGGTTAGAACATGTCAGCATCTTTTGAAACAGTGTCAGTAGTTGATGTACACAAAGATAATATACAGACAATATGGCCATCTTTGATGTTAGCTTTGAAATCTGCAACTTATGTAGCAATAGACACAGTGAGTTTAATCTGATGAAAACAGAATATGTAGTAATTcatgatacaaaaaataaaaggaGCATCTATTTAGATTATGTTATTAATGATAGATCTCAGTACAGTCAATCCCACAGTATGTCACTCacaaaagattttattaatttACTGACTTTATATATGTAATGAACAGCAAAAATTACTAAAACTATCACAATTTGCTGGACAATAtcattataaaatacagaaacattacatttatttgaaCAACAACCAACATGCACATCAACGAATTTATTAGATAATCTGACCCTTATTTatagttatttatatatgtaagtgcatgccatgatcatgatgatggcAGCAATACGTTTTTAAGGATAAAGGTGAAACTTGAAAAGgattaattaataatttttttcattacacTGTACGAAGACTCATTATTATTCATGGTATTTCAATTTCTGTTGATTTcctgggtacaggtgaaccatgaagTTAAATGTTGAATGAATTACAAAATGTCTTTATCTTTGCTTGCAtactttgacaaaacaaaaaaatcaaatactcaTGGAAAATTggaagttttcctcaatccacaaaaattggtacccacgaaaataaatgaaaccacagtattaaggtggtacctaacacgaCAGGGAGATAACTGTAAAATAAGCAGAACGTTTAATGACATTGTgttcttaagggaatattaagcttctcaatgatcaaaatgagtgtttgtcaaactgctatataaccagtgtaatttttctgattaaacggttggttcaatttttttgatttttttatatttttgttaaagggtcaaagtaaataatttgtcaaaattttaagaaaattaaacgagccaaattaattttagttcaggtgttaggtaccaccttcaGTGGAAATAAATATAATTAGGTACATGTAAATTCTTGTCCATCTGTCTCAACCTCTTCCTTCATACTTCATACAAATGCAAAATAATTCTGttatcaaatttaatgaaactttgaaaaattgATTTCATGCTATTGAAACAGTTTCATTGGTTGATGTACACAAAGATAATTTACAGACAATATGGCCATCTTGGATATGAGGCTAGCTTTGAAATCTACAACACATACATGTTTTTCAATGATGCCATGAATTATAATATCTAGGTAATTGTTAGATTAAGATGGgttattaaatttgatattttgttttataggaACTAAGTGGTATTGGGAACAGAAAGACATTAAATGCAAAGTAAGTTCAGTGCAATGATGTATTAATTATTTCAAATGCATTTGCTTCTCAGTTATGACACAGGTATGCCTGTATTTTAACAATAGCATGGACTGTATTCTTAAATTCACATACAACAAATGGGAATTTTGTAGGATCACAAAAGCAACCTCTAGATGTGAACATTTACCAACTTCAAGTttacatacatatgtatatatgtatatttatgttATGTATTGTATGAAGTAAATAACTGGAATTTGTCAATTATTCCCCATAAGAAGTTGGTGATATGACTGTCAAttggacaactctccacaagacaccaaataaCACATGTCATTCTCACATGGGTAGAAAATAAAAGATTGttgatttaacttttaaaactATTAAGAAATTGTTAAACATTCCTGCATTTAGCATTCACTGTTTTTATTGAGTGTCACAAAAAACATTAAGCTATCTTCCTCTTTGAAATGACTGTTAAACTTGTCATTTAGTTGTAACACTCTCAAGGAACAACATTTTGAAACTGAATCTTGTGTTTGTTTGCTGCTTTTAGTGACCTTTGCTTCATCACATCAGTCAGTTTTTTCTTGGAGGAAGTAGTTGGAGTACTCAGAAAGAACCACAAACTAATTAACATTTGAGTTTGATACACCTAGTCTGATTTTAACTTATTTCATAGCTTTAAGAGTATGAAACAATGTTGAATTTGacctgtattttattttacagactATTAGAGGACAGATATAAGTCAATGTCTGAAAGTGCAAAGTCAAGGTCAATTGTCTCCCTTGGTTTTTCATGTTTCAAACTGACAGAAGTGACACCATATGACAGTGTTCCTGTAACCAATGGTGATGGAGATGATTGTGATGATGAAATTAAATCTACTAAGTCAAATAAATGGGTGTTTTCTGTACAGACTTTTAACATTACAGCATTGTGTTCAGATGAGTATATAGTTGAGCCACCATCACTGGAATTTTTGGTTGATCATGGATTTGATTTTAATAAACAGTATGCTAAAGGAATTTCTTATTACAGAGGACCAGACAGGGTTTGTATAACATTATTATTTTACTAAAACTATAGGACTTCATTATTTTACACTATTGATAACTTGGATTATTGAAACTAGATTGTAccatggattgaggaaaaattgtaattttcatggatatttgattttgtggttttgacaaTGACTCTGCttacaaacctatagaaaataagtgcttcattgaacatttaaatctGGTTCTCCATAACCTTCAAAATTTGGTATTCCACGGATGCTAATAAATCTGCAGTATGAGCTTGTAAAAAGCATTTCAGATTATGctcaatttttctaaatattaaagACACTGAATTTTAATAGTATGAAGATGCcagatgaaaaaataatttgacaatAGATCAGCACTAAGTAGCCAAAAGAAATGTTTGTTTCGATAAATTAAATATTGTACAGGATAGTTTATTATGCACAATAAAATTACAATCCTTTGGTTGCAAATACCTTATCTATAATTTTTATTACTAGTAGTCAATTTGTTGAGTGCTAGTAAGACTgttaattttcaactttaaaaaagaaaaaaaatgttttatttggtTATTTCAATGCCTCTATACCTgttgttttacatatattttcaGCCAGATTTTGCTGGACCATCATTTTTACGTCAGTTATTCATCAGTTTGTTAGTGTCTGAAGTTCCAGTTGTATTCCATAATGCCTTAATGGACCTGATGTTCCTGTATCAGAACTTGTATACAAATTTACCCACCTCTTCAGCAATGTTTCTAGCAGATCTCACTGAAATGTTCCCTAATGGAATGATTGATACTAAATATGTCACAGATTTTCAACACAGAATGCCTGCATCTTATCTAGAATATGTATTCAGGAAACGGTAAGGTTCATTTCATTAATAATATGTTACTTCATCTTTCTTTTACTGTCAGTttgattcgtgttgtttattctttagttttctatgttgtgtcatgtttactattgtttttctgtttgtctttttcatttttagccatggcgttgtcagtttgttttagatttatgagtttgactgtccctttggtatctttcgtccctctttttttcatcttaattCAATATCACAAATTTTGAAAGTAACAAAAGACACATGAACAAATGTCATGGCATGTATCTTCCATTTGTACATGGATATTTGGTTGGCTTTTACATGCCCTTCTTTGATGGGATGTACATGTGTTAAAGTCTGTCCTTATGTCCTTCTGTATGATATGGCAACATGTCATACAATaacttaaatttattttaacgtattcttataaaatttaatgaaacattTGAATCGACAGAAGAAATCtcctttttgattttgaaattttgtttgtttgttgttccAGAGTTATGGAACTTAGACTTACACAGGACAGTTATAATGTAAAAAGTCTAATTTTATCCAACAGTCCTGTCccatataaaaatagaaaataaggaAATGTTACGAGAATATGTTCCTGTGTTTTGTTTGAATGTTACTTTTCTTCCAATCAGATAACATGATCAATTGAAACTTCATGGTTGTATTATAGTATTGAAAAAAGTACAACATGCTTTAAAGTAATTTAAGGTATAAATTTCGAAAGAAAAAGTTGTAATGAAAAAATGCAATAccattttttgcaattttgtaGTTGCCACTCATAAGAATTGGTCTGTGAATTTAGAAGTACAAATGAAGTACAGATATcaatatataagaaataaaataaaagcatgcaaaTTTGTCTTTTCAGACAGAGAGATAATTATTTTGGAATAGAGAGCCATAGATCATACTGTACAATAGACAATCCCAACTATGCCAAGATGTCCGACCAAGTAATTGTATGTAACGTTAAATTACCACAGTCCTATACAACAGATATAGCTGAGGAACAAGTTGACAAGCTTAAGGATTCTGTCTGTGAAGTTTTCGGGGtaacttattattttctttatCAACCAGTTGAACGATATAAAGATAAGGAggtttggtatgattgccaatgaaacaactatccaccagatttTATATGACAAATATAAAAGCAAATATGTTTCACCATATGGCTTTCAACAAGAAGAACAACCCATaacatatagtcagctataaaaggccccagaaagaaaaatgtaaaacaattcaaatgagaaattaAAGGGCCTTATTTATGCAAGAcaattaatgaaaaacagttaTGCTAGACATGAACCAATCACAACCAGTGAATAACCGGCTCCTGACTTCGGGCAGGCAAATAAAGAATGTATTCGAGTTAAAATGGTTTTCATTAAATTGCCTCTTTGTGCCAGGCTGAGTAATTGCCCTGATTTGGTATTTAACAGTTTGTCACTTGTTGCTGGACTAAAATCAGTCCATAATTATGTTAGGCCAACTacaattaattagtagattttcattcaaatttttgaaaaaaatggggcgggtggcaggattttatttttgaaattttatttcatatgaaacacTTTTGTGACGAGCTCTTCATGTATGCAA
This sequence is a window from Mytilus edulis chromosome 1, xbMytEdul2.2, whole genome shotgun sequence. Protein-coding genes within it:
- the LOC139526187 gene encoding target of EGR1 protein 1-like, whose amino-acid sequence is MSASFETVSVVDVHKDNIQTIWPSLMLALKSATYVAIDTELSGIGNRKTLNAKLLEDRYKSMSESAKSRSIVSLGFSCFKLTEVTPYDSVPVTNGDGDDCDDEIKSTKSNKWVFSVQTFNITALCSDEYIVEPPSLEFLVDHGFDFNKQYAKGISYYRGPDRPDFAGPSFLRQLFISLLVSEVPVVFHNALMDLMFLYQNLYTNLPTSSAMFLADLTEMFPNGMIDTKYVTDFQHRMPASYLEYVFRKRQRDNYFGIESHRSYCTIDNPNYAKMSDQVIVCNVKLPQSYTTDIAEEQVDKLKDSVCEVFGGHGWCGKGSKCKRSHDIDLILDLDQFIQTKKRRKRKRRRHNKENSELLEESNDTVDDSIQEVVTPMENEEDSESHAKEITLPGDILKKPVEIVRSGSHRAGFDAFMTGFILSTYIAQYGSYNGSLLLKDLGVEQMKNSIYLTGKDHPLNIVKSSFAKTSKEHRDKFMKLKVGRPLES